The following is a genomic window from Nicotiana tabacum cultivar K326 chromosome 3, ASM71507v2, whole genome shotgun sequence.
aaattcgtgtgttataattgagtttgttaagttatattaggagtctattatgttaattgattcacttttcgTTTTAAAAACAGTGCAAtctcatgtttcactccatgaatacagtcgaatatactcgaatacaacaactgattagctggacttccctgattcacgcctatttttgctactgtattcatgaatacaatagcttaaatatatcaaatacatcttataaccacataaaaggtacctataatccgtaatatagcaaatggtatctatagatggctaattactactaaaagatagtgctttatgaaaatttctcttacTATTTCTGTCTCAATAAGGGCCTAGAAGTGAAAATTTCTTTGAGATGCCTGCTCCAACGGGTTCAAGAAACACAAGGCTTAGGAAGAAACTAAACGGGAACTGCTATTGCCACCATGAGATACTCAAACGTGGTTAACCTCATTGTTCCCTTCAGTTATGCCTTTTTCCAAGCAAAGAATTCCCTAATTTAAGACAttaataatggattgtatatacTTTGTAAGTAATCCTTGTTTAGGACGGGGTAATATAAAAAATTAggataattttaataaataagtttcaaatattttatagAAAGGAAAAAATCTCGTTTGTTATTCAAGTGCAAAGCTACTTGAAGCCAAAGCTCGTAAGGCAAGGGCTTTAGGCCCCATAAATTTGGAGGCCCTGCTTATTGATAATATTTAATAGGTATAAACTTTAGTTAAAATGTCTAAATaaaggacccgtttggccatagattttgccaaaataaacttgattttatttggcaaacatatgtttggccatagattttgcctatattttagcaaaatcccaaatctcaaatcccaaaaccaactcaatagctggttttgggccaaaTCTCTAATAATACACATGTTTTTTTCCTATCTATACtatatatgaaaccttattactaAAAATGTGCATATTTCCATTATTACCCGCCATGTTTATATTTTTCCTACAAAATTTATACCATTCATTAAATACCCAATATTAAGAGCTGATTCCTTCCAAATTAGGAGCCTACAAATCTGGGATAAAAATTTGAATAACTTATTCCTTCCAAATTAGGCGCCTAAAAATTTGGGActaaatattttttcatattcaCATTAGATTTGTTTCCTCCTTTTTCTGCTGGCTTctctttcctcatttttcacgTATTTCTGTTTCTCTAAGTATATACCAGTCTTCCCTTTCTAAAGCTCAGGGGTTTTTTGATTTGGttctcctcttttttcttttaggaATGGATGAGCATATTTAAATATGCAAGGCTCTGTTTTCGTCAATTATTCAAAGGGAGGAGCTCTTGTTTTTGACGGGAGTGAGCTGATGCGCTTGGGTCAATAAATTTTCTACAAAAAatctacaaataaactacaaatcaGTTTAAGTATGTATAAAGTAATATTGTTTTAATGGTATCTACAAATTACTatatttatactacaattaaactgcaatctatattgaaaaaaaaatgttgactacaaaattttctcCTAAtctacaaattttctacaaaaaatCTACAAAGAAACTACAAATCAGTTTACGTATGTATAAAGCAGTATTGTTTTGAAGGGtatctacaaaattactacatttatagtACAATTATACTACAATCTATGTTGAAAAAAAatgttgactacaaaattttctctttacctacaaaatttctacaaataaactacaaatcaATTTTTCCAGGATTGATGAAGAACAAAACAACAGAAGATTCAGAAGATAGACCACCGAAGTTGCTCTTTATTCATGGTGGCCATACAAGTAAAATTTCTGACTTCTCATGGAACCCATGTGAAGACTGGGTCGTCGCTAGTGTTGCTGAAGACAATATACTACAAATCTGGCAGATGGCGGAAAACATCTACCACGATGAAGATGATATACTCAATGGGTCTCATCTCTGtattttttgagaagaagaaggaatggagaagagaaagaaatgggAGGGGAAAACGAATATGGTCAGATCTTAGGAATTAaggggagagagaaacgtgggataTATGGatacctttaattaaggagtaaaaacTGCCCATTAATTAGACCCTTAATTAAGTATGGTATAGGATTGGTAATTTGGTATACGGGTTTGTAATTAAATCAAActttaaacattgagggtaataaggtttcatatatggtatagatatGTAAAAAtcctttttccaaaataaatttaggaaatatgttttgaaaatatatatccaaacaaattttcatcttcaaaccaaatttcacccaaatcaaaattttcaaaataaatttgggaatcaaTGGCCAAACGCTAGCGTAATATGATCCAGCCTATGTATTTAGCCGGAAAAATAAAACTCGGGGGAATAAACATAAAATGAGTATAGATTTCTTCATTTGATCAAGATGTGAAGAAAAAGTCATATGCAAAGGATAATACATTTGATTtagttttttcataatttttttcaaatggataatattttatttttaatctctcaattactcttttttctttttctagttttgttttctttttatttttctaccttttttttTTGGCTAAGGATTACTATTTTTTTACCTTCATTTTCTACTATTCTTGGATAAACGTGCACTGCCGACATCTTGGCAACTTATTAGCGGCAAACATATGGTTTCAATATTCGAAATGCCCTTTCACTTGCTACCCATAATCAAACCAATTCGTCTCCCCCAAAACCCTATCAAAACCCTAGTTTACACCACAATCATGTCTTCTTGGTCATGTTCAAGGTGCACATTCTTGAACCCTCCTCTTTCATCCCAAAAATCATCCTGTCAAATCTGTTCATCTGACCCACCACCCTCAATTTCACCAGACCCATCAATTTCAGTCATAAAACCCAAATGGGCATGTAAAGCTTGCACCTTTTTGAACCCTTATCACACTATAAGCTGTGATGTATGTGGAACTAGGGCTTCAGCTTCTGGACTTGCTAATCTTGAaactgatgatgatgatgagttgGATTCTTCTGTTGGCAGTGTTTTTATGCCTTTATTGAGGCCTTGTAATAACAAGGGGAAAAATAGTAGTAGTAGGGTTCCTCTTAGGGTTGATGATGATATTAAGGAGTCTATTAGGGCTAGATGTGTAAATGCTGCAACCAAGAGAAAAAATAGAGAGGACACTGTTGGGGTTGAGGAGGATGAGATTGATTCTGTGGGATATAGGGGTGTTAAGACTGGAACTAAGGCGGTTGACATTTCGGGTATATTCAACTTCTTTCTGTTTAATTCTGGTTTTTTGTCTATGGAACTTACAtgtttttataaatattttaacatGAATTAGCTGATAAAAGAGACTCCTTTTTATTGGTTTCTTGCATATAATGGTGTCTTGGAGTAGGTTTGCATTAGCACAAATACTGTTTATGGGGTGATTTCTTGTGAATAGTAACTTTTTTGGATACGTTTTGGACTCCCACGTTTGAATGAAGTGGGACCAAATGGAGCAGAATGGAGAATTGTCTTTGAAATAAGCTGATAAAAGATGTCCTGTTTTTGTTGGATTTAGCACAAATACTGTTTTAGGGGTGGTTTCTTGAATATGTGGATGTTTTGAACTGTATCGGAATGAAATGGGACAGACTGGAATGGATGTATAGGAGCCACATAGTTGACGCCAACTAGTTTGAGAGTGAGGCTTAGTTGACTGATGTGATATCTTGAACTCCTCTTAGAGTTCAGCCCCGTTTCATCACCGATTTCAGATTTTAACTAGCGGCTCTAGTTGTGCTTGTTTCATGATATATTTGTAATAAATCTATTTGTTTAAGTAATAGTCTTCTGATTGAGAAGATATCACTTTCCATCTTTCCCTTGTGTGCCCCAATTCGAAATTTGCTGATTGATTCTTGATCTTCATGATCTTATTGACTGGTTGGATCATGTAGAGAGATATGATAATCGGAACTTCTCCCAGGAGAAAAAAGAATAGAAGTACTGTATGGGAAAAGGTGGTTTAGCATGTTTATCACACTTGAAAAGGACTATTTGTGAACTTTTAAGTTGTTGTTTTGCACCTAAAACATTGCATTAATTGTTGGCTTGTGAAACACTTGATCTCCAAACTTTTCCCAACATCTTTGTTTGATTTATTGTAATAAGCCATTTGATGCTATTACACACTTTTTTTATCCAAGGAAATCTAGGTTTTATGTTGGAAGATTTCACTTTTTGGGATAAATTGGTCTCTTAACCTTGACTTTATGCTGCCTTACTCTTTCCCTACTTATAAGTGTAGTGATTTGTGTTGCAGATTCAGTGGAGCAGAAACCAGGGAAAACTTTATCAGCCAGTAACTCCAAAGCGTTGAAGATCTTGACCTATAATGTATGGTTTGCAGATATAGAGATGCCCAAGAGGATGGAAGCTCTTGGTGACCTTATTGTACTGCATTCCCCAGATGTTATATGTTTTCAGGTTATCATCATTTACATATATGTAACTTTGAAAGAGAAACTATTCCTTGCATGAACGTTATTGACTCTGTAATTTGTTGTTTTGTTACCCATTCAGGAGGTTACTCCAGAAAGTTATGACATTTTTCAGCAGTCTAGTTGGTGGAAAATGTATTCTTGTTCAATTTCAAATGTGATGGAACTTACGAGAGGATACTTCTGCATACAGGTGATTAGTTAGTATGCCTTGCATATTTGGTATTTGATGTGTTTTAGGGCTGATAACATGATGAttagttttgttttctttttctttgtgacCACGATATATCATCTATTACACCTGCTTTGAGCACTGATGATCGTTCTGGAGTTCTTGCTACAATGAAAATAATTAGTTTTCACTTAGCATAACAGAGTTTCTAATCTGGAACATCTCAATAATTGCTCAACATGAATCCTTgcagttttttttcttttgagaatTTAGTCCATTTTATTAGTTAAACTTGGTCTTTGACAAAATTTTGCAGTTAAGCAAACTTGGAGTGAAATCCTACAGTTGCAAACCATTTAGCAATTCGATAATGGGAAGGGAACTGTGTATTGCTGAGATCGAAGTTCAGAAAGATAAGACGTTGGTTGTTGCTACCAGCCATCTTGAGAGTCCCTGCCCTGGGCCACCCAAATGGGATCAAATGTTCAGCAAGGAACGTGTGGAGCAAGCTAATGAAGCTGTGAAGTTACTTGAGACAAAGCCAAATGTAATTTTTTGTGGTGATATGAACTGGGATGACAAACTGGATGGTCAATTTCCTCTACCTGATGGGTGGGTTGATGCTTGGGCAAAAATGAAGCCTGAAAAAATTGGTTGGACATACGACACCAAGTCAAACAAAATGTTAAGTGCCAACCGGACACTGCAGAAACGTTTGGACAGGTTTGTTTGCAAACTGCAAGATTTCAGTATAAGTGATATTAGTATGATTGGGAAGGAAGCAATTCCAAATCTCACATATGTCAAAGAGAAAAAAGTGAAGAGTGAAGTTAAGAGACTGACACTACCTGTTTTGCCTAGCGATCATTTTGGCCTGCTTTTGGAGATCTCTCCTCAGTAGTCGCTTATGAGCACAATTTCATATCTCGGTGTTGTGCAGTTTTTGTCTATATGGTAGTCAATGTAAAGGGTTCTAAAAGCTTTTGCTGAGCAGTTTTTTGTGTACATTACTGTGCTCATGTATGCACGGCGAATTATTCTATATGTTGTACGCCGTCTAGCTTCTTATAATATAACTTCTGTGCTTCATTTTCCATTTGTTGGAACTTCTCTGTTGAGGCTTTTGTTTTATCAACTTGTGTCAGTTCTCTACTGCTGTTTCTATCATACAAATGCGCCTTAGCAATAAAAAATGCCGTTATCACCCTTGATCAACAAAGATGAGAAACTTTTAACATGACTTAGTCCCTAAATTCATCTATTGAAAAATTGACCGTTGTTCTAAGGTAATTCTCCATGAATAAGAATTTCATAAATGCAGGGGAAACTTTATGATAACTCTTAAACATAGAAGcaaattttttttggaaataaatatgTCATATCTCTCTTTAGCATATTCAAGTCAAGTATTGGCGAATAATTGAATAAGAAAAGGGCCCAAAAAACTGATCttctaagggtgtgtttggtatgaaggaaaatttTTCCATGAAAaatgttttcttggaaaatataTTCATGGAAAAtaagtggttttatcacttattttttcttgtttggttggtgaatgaaaaaaaatttccgaaaaatattttctactgtttggttagagagtataaaatatttttaggaaaacaatttttatgctactctcctcaacTCACATTCCTCAAAATCCTCATGTTTCCTGTactgtcccccccccccccccccccggactctattttcttcaagaatttaattattcttttcaaaattcacacaaacccaaagaAACTAATGTGCTACTTTACTTTTTCAAACAAGAATAACATTGAAATTTGAGCTCGATAACTAAAAAAATActagtacttttttttttgttgaaaaagatcatttctacaacatgaaaagaaactatttattttgttgaatgaAATAAAGTACTTTTTGTacatcataaaaataaaatacttttctacatcataaaaaaaagtattcattttgttgaaaaaatgttttttttttatgtcAGGAACAAAAATACCTAGTTtgttcaaataaaagaaaataatttttctatattatgaaaaaaaaattactcGTTTTGTTAAAACGAAAGAAAAAATACTTTTCTACGTCATGCTATTGGTTGGTCTGAATTTGTCCCTGGCTACAACACACAAATCCTTTCAAAAGAATGCTACTGTTTTAGTGAATGTATTATACACCCTAAAATGTTGTGCATTTTGGGGCTATTTGTGAATATATTACTCAAGTCTTTtctctacttcttgaactaaaaaaaataaaaataaaaattggttCCCAAAGAAACTAAAACAAAAAGTAGAAAGGTAAAGTTTTCACTAGTTGATGGtgcagatgaagatcttagtatATGATATTGTAACACAAATTCAGTTGACCAAAGTATATCTTTTAATGTGCTTAAGTTATATCCACAAATTTTGCTATGTTTCATTTAACATAATAATTATCTTAAAAATATTCTCTACTAGATTGTTCTATATCTTGCCTAAATTCATAAGTGCCCAGCAGAGGGATATTATTAAAGGGGTGTTAATCTTCACATTAGACAACACTCATATGATAGAGTGTGATGGTTTTATCCGTATTAAGTTACAAGATATTGAGCTTTTGTGAAACTGGAATAAAcatgataaatataattttttctatCTAGGCGGACATAACTGTTTTGAACCTCTTAAGTAAGAACTTCTCCTAACTTTTGATCTCGTCAACTATATTAAATTTACTAGTTACTTCATAATCCAAAAATGCTATGTTGAATTAATCGTCTTAGTATTCTTAATTGTAAGGATCACTTTTCCATTTTGAAAATCCATTAGCTCTAGGAATTTTAGCACTTCCTCAACCTAGAATTTACTTAAATAATTTAATCCAAATATGGAATATATAACAAACACTACATGAAATGCTCATAAAGAGATGAGCAGTAATATTTTTGTTTATTAGTCTTGCACAAGTCTTGCCATGGaaatttcaaatgaaagttatagcacACAAGTCTTTTCACCTTTGATTTTTCATATTGATTTTACTAATCATTAAGTTAACATATTCTTTTCTCTAATTTCTAAGGATGAGTAAACATAATTTTGCTACTTACATTCTTTCTAAAAATCCTAGTTGTGGTATCAGAGCCTCTATTAATCTTGATGGATTTGAGGAGGAGCAATTTGTACCAACATAAGAAAGGAGGAATGTTGGATGTTACATCTATTACTGCTACAGTTTTTTCTAGGATAATTAGTTGTTTATTTGTAAGAGTCTAATATTTGATCTATTAGTTCTAGTAAGAGCAATACTTTAGTAGTAGTAGGAGTCTGTTGCTTTATTTATATGCCTATTTAGAagagtttactgctttatttataTGCCTATTTAAATCCTTatgattaataatattttataaattaccAACATTCTTACTACTTGCTTATTTTCAACAAAATTTTTAGTGGATATATCGTGGGCTAGTCATCCATTCAACTTTTCTATAATTAGCAAAAGTGTTATTAGTATTTTTCCATGCTTTCTTTTATGGCTTTGGGCTCAATTTACTAACAATAACAGTATATTCAGTGTATTATTACAAGTGAGGTCTGAAGAGGGTAATATGTATGCAAATTTTACctctaccttgtgaaggtagagaggcagACTCAATTTACTAAGGGGAAATGGTCAAATATATCCCTATACTTTTGAATATTGTCTACATTTAACATCCGTTATACTATtcggccaaatttacccctacctTTTATACTATCCAGCCAAACTTACCCCTATAATCAACAAATTTTTAAAAACTACCCCGATGTCCGTCAGGTGACCCAGAATCTCCTAAATTATTTTAGTTAAGTCacttattcttcttcttgattCACTATTTTCGAAATAATTAGCATTTACAGGCTTTcttaaaaaaataagataaagaaatattaaaataataaacggttagtaaataaaatatagtaaattgAGGAATCTAAATTAGTCAGCTTGTCTAAATTCCAAAAGTATTTACAACATCCCAACTTTAATGAATTCGTTGCACCAAAGGTATGgagactttgcaagtattagtggtagaagttgaagtttcttGGAGACTTTACATTGTCGAATTTAATTTTGCTTTAATCAAATGCATACGCAATGTGCAGTCTTTAATTAGTCGATCAAACTCTATATTAAGTAGATAATGACAAAAAATATTTGAACATACATGTACATGCATGATGATCAGCTGcatataatacacaataaatagaTCGCTGAATTCTACGGTTTGTATAtggttgaaaaataaataaattttaaagtaATTCCAAACTCATTATCACAAGAAGAGAAGTGGGTGCATTGGTATTTAACAATATCCATGAATAATTTATATAGTATAGTACCTTTTGCATTCACATTAatagtaatttttgaaaatagtggagcaagaagaacaacatgtgatttaaataaaaagaaattgagagattttggattacttaacagaTTAAGggaatttttttaaaagtttgcagATGATAAGAGTATATTTAGTCGGATAGTATAACAATAGGGATAAAATTGACCGgatagtataacggaggttaAATATAAACAATATTCGAATGTAGAGGGTCATATTTGACCCTTTTCCCATTTACTAATGTTGTTGGAATACTATTAATGAAAGACTTACAAGTTAAAACAACGATGTCGATTAGATTCTAAAAGTGGCTATTTGTTAAAATTACATAAAAGCAAGTGACTGTTGCTTTATTAACATTATTTGGATCATTGTTACCCATCGTTTTATAATATATTGTATTGCATCGTTTTATAGATACAATATTtgaatagattgtatcgtttgttgttgttaaataatatttttgttgtttggtTTGAGTGTTTCGTACTGTACTGTAATTGATGAATTCACCAAAATACCCCcaattattttaaagaaaatttattaagaattacatataaaaataatttaagaaaacatcTTTCTACTAATTCATCACTAATTACATAGCTTGGAAACAAGAGCAAAAACCTGGAAAAAAAGATTAACTAGTATTAGcaaaaagataaattaaaatgATGGAAAGAGACAAAGAATCGAACGGTGATTTGGATAAAAAGAACGGGGCAAACCAACTCTAGAAAAGATGGAAGAAAACAAAGTAGGTCAATATATTGGAGATttagaattaaaataaaaaataattaaatgataaaatagaatTATAGAGTAATAAGTAAGGGCataattggaaaagaaaatagaaaacgaTCCCACCACACCGAATCGGTTGTTTCATAAAATGGGGGTTTTGCTTGTTCCGGAACAATGgatttaacaatacgatacaatcaattttaaataaacaatcaaaacaaacattgttttGTAATAACAATATGATACGacaggtaacaaccatccaaacaagatgTAAGTTGTGACCTGAGGCGTAGTTAGTACTTAAAGCTTATGAGTTCGAGATTTTAAGctctaaattaatattttgtatATAGTAAATGGATTTCTTTAGACAAATACAAAATTTGGATGAAAGGTAATGAATTCGGCTGAACCAATAATCTAAACTCTAGCTCCAACCCCGGTTACGGCTATCTTTCAATTACTATAGAAAtgttgaaatttttttaaaagtggCTAGTTGTCAAAATCATCCCATCttttccctcttttttcttctccaCAAATAAGTTGTACACGTAATTAGTTTTTCATTTTACGTTGCAATGACTCTGGGTTATCAAACACATGATAAGGGTCGTCCATGCCATGTTGCAGTTTTccataaaaaaaataatgtagCAGCCCTGTTCTGCTGTTCACTTTCCTCCTCCAAAGTCCCTGTATAAATAAAGAGAGACAGACTTGTGATCGATCATTCACAACCACTCAAAAATATAGATAGTAGAAATTGGCCGACTTACATTAATACCAAAATTGACACTTTTAAGTCTTAACCATGAGTTTTGATATCATTAAATGGTCAACTTTTAAATGCAATACCAGAACTGAGAGAAAGAACAGGACAACCTGCAGGTTGACGTTTTCATAAGGGCAAAAGAGACATGTTTCGTGTAGggtcatgtaacgacccgatcgatcgttttgagtatttgcactttgctcggtagtttacgggcatgaatatctccgtatgatatattatgacttgtgtgaatcgttggttttggttttcaggttattcggaattgatttggaagaatgattctcaactagaagctttaaattggaagagttgaccaagtctgactttttagtatttgacctcggattggagttttgatggttccctttggtccggatagtgattttggactcgggcataTACTCGAATTTACATttagatgtttctagaaggtttcgacacaaATTGGCGAAAgtgagaaatttgaaggtttggaaagttcataagtttgaccggaagtttactttgatgatatcgggttcggagtGTAGTTCTGGGAATTaaaatagtttcgttatgtcatctGAAACTTGTGTACAaagtttgggttcattccgggttgatttgatatgtttcagtaCGAGTTTTGGAgattgaaaagttcaaagttcattaaattCGATTTAAGGTGCGATTCATCTTTTaaatgttgttatgcgtgatttgaggcctcgagtaggttcgtattatgttatcggacttgttggtatgttcggacatggtcccgaggggctcgggtgagtttcggacgaggttcgatTTTGTTTGGATCATTTTTGGGTAAAGTTTGCTGGTGGCagatctggtgtgatcgcacctacgactggtttgcgcaggtgcgatgggcgTCGAAGTGATAGAGGATTTGCAAAAGCGAGGTGTGAGCTGGTGAGGAAGACCGCAAAAGTGGAAGTAAGGGCGCATCTGCACGTTCGCAGAAGCGTAAGATTAGCTACAGAAGCGGCATGTGGCGCAAAAGCGGGAGTTGGGTGGCGCACCTGCGCGTGTGCAGAGTCAAAAAATGTTCGCATGTGCAGAAAGGCCGGTCTTCATGGGGCTTCGCAAAGGCGATATTTTATATGCAAAAGCGGAGGTCGCAGATGCAACattttgaccgcatatgcggaaatcgctggggaGAAGCTATAAAAATtgaggttttggttcttttatcatattttgaaatgtgggactcggattgaggcaacttttaaagcaatttttatcacaaggattggggtaattGTTATACACCTGATTTTGAtcttatttcatgaatctatcttcatttttggtaattggttgatgaattttagagaggaaattgggggttttaacCTAAAGTTTTATAGTATGAgttattgagttttgaacatcgattcgaagtcggatttgggtgaaactagtatggttggactcgtaattgaatgggttgtcggattttgtgagttttgtcgggttttgaggcGCGGTCTTGGGTTGGACTTTTTggctgattttgggcttttgattaagaTTCG
Proteins encoded in this region:
- the LOC107814620 gene encoding uncharacterized protein LOC107814620; its protein translation is MVSIFEMPFHLLPIIKPIRLPQNPIKTLVYTTIMSSWSCSRCTFLNPPLSSQKSSCQICSSDPPPSISPDPSISVIKPKWACKACTFLNPYHTISCDVCGTRASASGLANLETDDDDELDSSVGSVFMPLLRPCNNKGKNSSSRVPLRVDDDIKESIRARCVNAATKRKNREDTVGVEEDEIDSVGYRGVKTGTKAVDISDSVEQKPGKTLSASNSKALKILTYNVWFADIEMPKRMEALGDLIVLHSPDVICFQEVTPESYDIFQQSSWWKMYSCSISNVMELTRGYFCIQLSKLGVKSYSCKPFSNSIMGRELCIAEIEVQKDKTLVVATSHLESPCPGPPKWDQMFSKERVEQANEAVKLLETKPNVIFCGDMNWDDKLDGQFPLPDGWVDAWAKMKPEKIGWTYDTKSNKMLSANRTLQKRLDRFVCKLQDFSISDISMIGKEAIPNLTYVKEKKVKSEVKRLTLPVLPSDHFGLLLEISPQ